Proteins encoded within one genomic window of Setaria italica strain Yugu1 chromosome IV, Setaria_italica_v2.0, whole genome shotgun sequence:
- the LOC101755005 gene encoding probable serine/threonine-protein kinase PBL19, with product MGCFAFKSGKGRSRSQPAAGAKTPPPAKSPPASDSSGGGGGKRSKASSASASTPTRSIQELSEERGAQRLRVFDLDELGSATNGFSRALKVGEGGFGSVYRAFFRSAGGGRVVLAVKRLNQRSLQGHKQWLAEVQFLGVLEHPNLVKLIGYCAVDSEAGKHRLLVYEFMPNKSLDDHLFNRSHPPLSWRLRLQIMIGAAWGLDYLHEGVPEVQVIYRDFKASNILLDAEFKPKLSDFGLAREGPTEGKTHVSTAVVGTHGYAAPDYIETGHLTAKSDVWSFGVVLYEILTGRRSLERSRPAEEQKLLAWVRRHPPDSAGFRAIMDPRLGGRYPLAAARDVARLADRCLGKNPKERPAMRDVVEELERVLQMEPPPPPADKKGGDGRTPPSAKR from the exons ATGGGGTGCTTCGCCTTCAAGAGCGGCAAGGGCAGGTCCAGGAGCCAGCCGGCCGCCGGAGccaagacgccgccgccggccaagtCGCCCCCGGCGTCCGACtcctcaggcggcggcggcgggaagagGAGCAAGGCCTCGTCCGCGTCGGCGTCCACGCCCACCAGGAGCATCCAGGAGCTGTCCGAGGAGCGGGGCGCGCAGCGGCTGCGAGTGTTCGACCTCGACGAGCTCGGCAGCGCCACCAACGGCTTCAGCCGCGCGCTCAAGGTCGGCGAGGGCGGCTTCGGCTCCGTCTACCGCGCCTTCTTccgctccgccggcggcggccgcgtcgtcctcgccgtcAAGCGCCTCAACCAGCGCAGCCTGCAG GGGCACAAGCAGTGGCTGGCTGAAGTCCAATTCCTGGGTGTTCTAGAGCACCCGAATCTCGTAAAGCTGATCGGCTACTGCGCAGTGGATTCAGAAGCAGGCAAGCACAGGCTGCTGGTCTACGAGTTCATGCCCAACAAGAGCTTGGATGACCATCTGTTCAACCGATCTCATCCTCCCCTTTCATGGAGATTGAGGCTGCAGATCATGATAGGTGCCGCATGGGGCCTGGATTATCTCCATGAAGGAGTGCCGGAAGTTCAG GTGATCTACAGGGATTTTAAAGCATCCAACATTCTTCTCGACGCCGAATTCAAGCCAAAACTGTCGGATTTTGGCCTGGCAAGGGAGGGGCCAACCGAAGGGAAAACGCACGTCTCCACCGCG GTGGTTGGGACGCACGGGTACGCGGCGCCGGACTACATCGAGACGGGGCACCTGACGGCGAAGAGCGACGTGTGGAGCTTCGGGGTGGTGCTGTACGAGATCCTGACGGGGCGGCGGTCGCTGGAGCGGAGCCGCCCCGCGGAGGAGCAGAAGCTGCTGGCCTGGgtgcggcgccacccgccggacAGCGCCGGCTTCCGGGCCATCATGGACCCGCGGCTGGGCGGCCGGTACCCGCTGGCCGCCGCGCGCGACGTGGCCAGGCTCGCCGACCGCTGCCTCGGCAAGAACCCCAAGGAGCGGCCGGCGATGAGGGACGTCGTCGAGGAGCTCGAACGGGTGCTGCAGATggagcccccgccgccgcccgccgacaAGAAGGGAGGGGACGGCAGGACGCCGCCATCGGCCAAGAGGTGA